A stretch of Acipenser ruthenus chromosome 1, fAciRut3.2 maternal haplotype, whole genome shotgun sequence DNA encodes these proteins:
- the LOC117421492 gene encoding heart- and neural crest derivatives-expressed protein 2: protein MSLVGGFPHHPVVHHDGYSFAAAAAASRCHEENPYFHGWLISHPEMSPPDYSMAPSYSPEYANSAAGLDHSHYGGVPAPGTVGIGPRPVKRRGTANRKERRRTISINSAFAELRECIPNVPADTKLSKIKTLRLATSYIAYLMDLLAKDDQNGEAEAFKAEFKKTDVKEEKRKKELNEVLKSSTSSNDKKTKGRTGWPQHVWALELKQ from the exons ATGAGTTTAGTTGGAGGATTCCCACACCACCCGGTGGTACATCACGATGGTTACTCTTTTGCCGCTGCAGCCGCAGCTAGCCGCTGCCACGAAGAAAACCCATACTTCCATGGGTGGCTCATTAGTCACCCGGAGATGTCACCCCCAGATTACAGTATGGCACCGTCTTATAGCCCCGAATACGCTAACAGCGCTGCCGGACTTGACCACTCGCATTACGGAGGAGTCCCGGCTCCAGGAACAGTTGGGATCGGACCCCGTCCAGTGAAGCGCAGAGGTACGGCTAACCGCAAGGAAAGACGCAGGACTATAAGCATCAACAGCGCTTTCGCTGAGCTCCGGGAGTGCATTCCAAATGTGCCGGCCGACACAAAACTGTCCAAAATCAAAACTCTTCGCTTGGCTACCAGCTATATCGCCTACCTCATGGACCTACTGGCCAAAGACGATCAGAACGGAGAGGCAGAGGCCTTCAAGGCAGAGTTCAAAAAGACAGATgtgaaagaagaaaagagaaagaaagaactg AATGAGGTGTTGAAGAGTTCAACAAGCAGCAACGACAAGAAAACGAAAGGGAGGACCGGCTGGCCACAGCATGTCTGGGCTTTGGAACTCAAACAGTGA